The Candidatus Nanoarchaeia archaeon genome contains the following window.
AGAGCCACAAGGGCAATGAATTGCAATGGAGCAGTTTCAGGTCTCCTGTGTCTGATCTGAAGGAGACAGAAAAAGGCATTGTAGCTTCGATTGAGCTGCCAGGGGTTGATAAAGATGGCATTGAGCTCAATGTGACTGATACCAGCATTGAGGTTAAGGCTGAAAACAGGATAGAGAAGAAGCATGAGAAAGAAGGCTTTTCAAGCTACGAAAGCAGGATGTCAAGATTCTGTAGAAGAATCCCCCTCCCTAGCGAG
Protein-coding sequences here:
- a CDS encoding Hsp20/alpha crystallin family protein is translated as SHKGNELQWSSFRSPVSDLKETEKGIVASIELPGVDKDGIELNVTDTSIEVKAENRIEKKHEKEGFSSYESRMSRFCRRIPLPSEIDASQAKASFKNSILRIEAPKMKQLEQKKKRIEIE